In Anaerobacillus isosaccharinicus, one genomic interval encodes:
- a CDS encoding phosphoadenosine phosphosulfate reductase family protein, protein MSAILSKKDEELFDTLRIMEEMSNGEFEKKFENIIEYMEEVYMQDSNDWSIMSSAGKDSALVLHLVMTMLKRLSPFQRTKKVHVVSADTRVETKVMTDFLLKNLDLIKKNSVGLNIHVHLVQPDIKNSFAWNVIGKGYPYPEAKSPFQWCTSKHKIKPMDKKINELLKLQTNSKNNHKLTMLLGVRLDESKRREASINAFADKDNDFFAKHTTYEDVRVYHPVKYIQTSDLWAFLSQHCELAWGLPYDELFEMYSDGKECPIFTSEKEKADACGKSNSRNGCWTCLYAGREDKMLQTLISKGHDEVEYLADFKRFLYDTRNDVRYREPISRKEIKAIIKEDNTFQLNLFEDAFASESELSFKHYKRADKSHYVPGGLTFELRLKLLQKLLWAQEGCGYELVSDEELNAIIQTWDEEGYTIDLEDDFIPVDHQTDGVLCLKPNGEINLKETTIHQRVFSIDIKFEMPLDDIADYLKKRQAITQKSYYCFLNYQEYENFNYVNNVLTFIVSDLFIDTKEEALEALCNYLFPISEEIDIMFENEIVRSGQIFLDVCEDVLTKYQDTPNSPEYQFLNEWVHNSKSLSKKITAALNESAS, encoded by the coding sequence ATGAGTGCAATCCTATCAAAAAAAGACGAGGAACTTTTTGACACACTTCGAATTATGGAAGAAATGTCTAATGGTGAGTTTGAAAAGAAGTTTGAAAATATTATTGAGTATATGGAAGAAGTCTATATGCAAGATAGTAACGATTGGAGCATTATGTCCAGTGCTGGTAAGGATAGCGCACTAGTCTTACATTTAGTAATGACTATGTTAAAGCGATTAAGTCCTTTCCAACGAACTAAGAAGGTACATGTAGTTTCTGCTGATACAAGAGTAGAAACAAAAGTCATGACAGATTTCTTGTTAAAAAATCTTGACCTTATCAAGAAAAATTCTGTTGGTCTTAACATACATGTACATTTGGTGCAGCCTGACATAAAAAATAGTTTTGCTTGGAATGTCATAGGAAAAGGTTATCCGTATCCAGAAGCAAAATCACCTTTCCAATGGTGTACCTCAAAACATAAAATCAAGCCAATGGATAAAAAAATAAACGAACTTCTAAAATTACAGACTAATAGCAAAAACAACCACAAGTTAACAATGTTATTAGGTGTTCGTTTAGATGAAAGTAAGCGAAGGGAAGCTTCAATTAATGCCTTTGCTGATAAAGACAATGATTTTTTTGCAAAGCATACTACTTATGAAGATGTAAGGGTATATCATCCAGTCAAATACATTCAAACTTCTGATTTATGGGCGTTTTTATCTCAACATTGCGAATTAGCATGGGGATTACCATATGATGAACTATTTGAAATGTATTCAGATGGGAAAGAATGTCCTATTTTTACATCTGAAAAAGAGAAAGCAGATGCTTGTGGGAAATCAAACAGTCGTAATGGGTGTTGGACTTGCCTTTATGCTGGTAGGGAAGATAAAATGCTTCAAACTCTAATTAGTAAAGGACATGATGAAGTCGAGTATTTAGCAGACTTCAAACGTTTCCTTTATGACACTAGAAATGATGTCCGCTATCGTGAACCTATCAGTCGAAAAGAAATAAAAGCAATAATCAAAGAGGATAACACCTTCCAATTAAACTTGTTTGAAGATGCATTCGCTAGTGAAAGTGAGCTTAGTTTTAAGCATTATAAACGTGCTGACAAGTCTCATTATGTACCTGGAGGGTTAACCTTTGAACTACGCTTAAAGTTGCTACAAAAGCTACTATGGGCGCAAGAAGGTTGTGGCTACGAGTTGGTATCAGATGAAGAACTAAATGCCATTATTCAGACTTGGGATGAAGAAGGATATACCATTGATCTTGAAGATGATTTCATTCCAGTAGATCATCAAACAGATGGTGTCCTATGCTTAAAGCCTAATGGTGAAATTAATCTAAAAGAAACGACTATTCATCAAAGAGTATTTTCAATAGATATTAAGTTTGAAATGCCACTAGATGATATAGCCGATTACTTAAAGAAACGACAAGCGATCACTCAAAAAAGCTACTATTGTTTTCTTAACTATCAAGAATACGAGAATTTCAATTACGTTAACAATGTTTTAACGTTTATTGTTAGTGATCTATTTATTGATACGAAAGAAGAAGCATTGGAAGCATTGTGTAATTATCTATTTCCGATTAGTGAAGAAATAGACATCATGTTCGAAAATGAAATTGTACGAAGTGGTCAAATATTCTTAGATGTTTGTGAGGATGTACTTACAAAATATCAGGATACGCCGAACAGTCCAGAGTATCAGTTTCTTAATGAATGGGTCCATAACTCAAAATCGTTATCAAAAAAAATAACTGCAGCACTAAATGAAAGTGCAAGTTAA
- a CDS encoding flagellar hook protein FlgE has translation MIRSMYSGIGGMKNFQTKLDVIGNNIANVNTFGFKKGRTTFKDLVSQQLTGASNPTDNRGGTNPRQIGLGGTIATVDTIHTQGSLQTTGRALDLGISGDGFFIVNDGPLSYYTRAGNFYLDSQGTLVTSDGLKVQGFRPNADGQIDQNNIGELKVEAGDIFEPQATTQMSFKGNLRSETPVGIAFDGNLTNYLPDNTVLNKFTITDSLGSLHDLEIAYHKSNNVPATWTATLLNPIYNADGEITGYNTPPLGNIVFDANGRVDTTTIGNFTINPTNGSAPINVNLDVSKLTQFGNSSNTADVSYINGNTEGTLESFNISQTGEINGIYSNGEVRILGQIAMATFNNTGGLSKSGDNLFQVSNNSGIPNIGFAGQGRGVIAGSSLEMSNVDLSEEFTEMIVAQRGFQANTRMITTSDEILQELVNLKR, from the coding sequence ATGATACGTTCAATGTATTCTGGTATTGGTGGTATGAAAAATTTTCAAACAAAACTAGATGTTATTGGTAATAACATCGCTAATGTAAACACATTCGGTTTTAAAAAAGGCAGAACTACATTTAAAGATTTAGTAAGTCAACAGTTAACTGGAGCATCTAACCCTACTGATAATCGTGGTGGAACAAACCCTCGTCAAATTGGTTTAGGTGGTACTATTGCGACTGTTGATACTATACACACGCAAGGAAGTTTACAAACGACTGGTCGTGCTTTAGATTTAGGGATTTCTGGCGATGGATTTTTTATCGTTAATGATGGACCTCTTTCTTACTATACTCGTGCTGGGAATTTTTATTTAGACAGCCAAGGAACACTTGTAACTTCGGATGGTTTAAAAGTTCAAGGTTTTAGACCAAACGCTGATGGCCAAATAGATCAAAATAATATTGGTGAATTAAAAGTTGAAGCTGGGGATATATTTGAACCGCAAGCTACTACACAAATGAGTTTTAAAGGAAATTTAAGGTCGGAAACTCCAGTAGGAATTGCGTTTGATGGTAATCTTACAAACTATTTGCCGGATAATACAGTGTTAAATAAATTCACAATCACTGATTCACTAGGTAGTTTGCATGACTTAGAAATAGCTTATCATAAAAGTAATAATGTTCCAGCAACGTGGACAGCTACACTTTTAAATCCCATTTATAATGCTGATGGTGAAATAACTGGTTACAACACTCCACCTTTAGGTAATATTGTATTTGATGCTAACGGTCGTGTAGATACAACTACAATTGGAAACTTTACTATTAACCCTACAAACGGATCTGCCCCAATTAATGTTAATTTAGACGTTTCCAAATTAACTCAATTTGGTAATAGTTCTAATACTGCTGATGTTTCTTATATTAATGGTAATACAGAGGGTACTCTTGAAAGCTTTAATATCTCACAGACTGGTGAAATTAATGGTATCTATTCGAATGGTGAAGTTCGTATACTAGGACAAATTGCGATGGCTACTTTTAATAATACTGGCGGTTTATCGAAATCAGGTGATAACCTATTCCAAGTATCGAATAACTCTGGAATACCTAATATTGGTTTTGCTGGTCAAGGACGTGGGGTTATTGCTGGTAGTTCATTAGAAATGTCAAACGTTGACTTATCTGAAGAATTTACTGAAATGATCGTTGCTCAACGTGGTTTCCAAGCAAATACTCGAATGATTACAACGTCTGATGAAATTCTTCAAGAGCTAGTTAACTTAAAACGTTAA
- a CDS encoding helix-turn-helix domain-containing protein, translating to MVDRNLNLKREISNNLKQLLKERKWTQSELSMMSGIPTSTISDYLNCKSLIHHKNVKYLSLIFKVEPYRIDPSFNSEQQLKLDELEDWILELNNASEKEKEFMKNIWFSLKELKE from the coding sequence ATGGTTGATCGTAATTTAAATTTAAAAAGAGAAATTTCAAATAATCTTAAACAACTACTAAAAGAGCGTAAATGGACACAATCAGAACTTAGTATGATGTCCGGTATTCCAACTAGTACTATAAGTGACTATTTAAATTGTAAGTCGCTAATACACCACAAAAATGTAAAATATCTATCGTTAATTTTCAAAGTAGAGCCTTATCGAATTGATCCTAGTTTCAATAGTGAACAACAATTGAAACTAGATGAACTCGAAGATTGGATACTTGAATTAAATAACGCTTCAGAAAAAGAAAAAGAATTTATGAAAAATATTTGGTTTTCTCTAAAAGAGTTAAAAGAATAA
- a CDS encoding DUF6036 family nucleotidyltransferase, translating into MEKFYDKKDVISKLIDLDQELNEYNLPYKLEFIIFGGTAFMLHAEFRATLDIDAIFNFQADKRIRALLYKYNVNESMRSVMEVPPFEEFYPRCQLLNIPFNNLRVLLPSIEDLILSKLFSSRGIDKDGQDLINSDLIDQCDLDKLKKMYYDYKKYVIFPDYRYNDLEEILIAREKVKMKKK; encoded by the coding sequence ATGGAGAAATTCTATGATAAAAAGGACGTAATTTCAAAATTAATTGACCTAGATCAAGAACTTAACGAATATAATTTACCGTACAAGCTAGAGTTTATAATATTTGGTGGTACTGCTTTTATGTTACACGCTGAATTTCGGGCAACTCTAGATATTGATGCTATATTTAATTTTCAAGCTGACAAACGTATACGAGCGCTACTTTATAAGTATAACGTTAACGAAAGTATGAGAAGTGTAATGGAAGTACCACCTTTTGAGGAATTTTACCCAAGATGCCAATTGTTAAATATACCTTTTAATAATTTAAGGGTTTTATTACCCTCTATAGAGGACTTAATTCTATCGAAGTTATTTTCTAGTCGAGGAATAGATAAAGATGGACAAGACTTGATTAATTCAGATTTGATTGATCAGTGTGACTTGGACAAACTAAAAAAAATGTATTATGATTATAAAAAATACGTAATTTTCCCAGACTATCGTTATAACGACTTAGAAGAAATATTGATAGCTAGGGAAAAAGTAAAAATGAAAAAGAAATGA
- a CDS encoding DNA cytosine methyltransferase, with product MSNDNLKEYVCVGLFAGAGGLDLGFKQAGFEVKLAVEIDEDASKTYQLNNPNTIVWNKDIADVDGKEIRKIVGDKKIVLLGGHLAKVGVIFKMSTKTVKKD from the coding sequence ATGTCAAATGACAATTTAAAAGAATATGTTTGTGTTGGATTATTTGCTGGTGCTGGTGGTTTAGATTTAGGTTTTAAACAAGCAGGATTTGAAGTTAAACTTGCTGTTGAAATTGACGAGGATGCCAGTAAAACCTATCAATTAAACAATCCTAATACAATTGTATGGAACAAAGATATAGCTGACGTAGATGGCAAAGAAATACGTAAGATCGTTGGCGATAAAAAGATTGTACTTTTAGGGGGCCACCTTGCCAAAGTTGGAGTGATTTTCAAAATGAGTACAAAAACAGTAAAAAAGGATTAG
- a CDS encoding DNA cytosine methyltransferase — translation MNTLKKFSALIKKRKAKVSKRGVYLQDVELLKTKFKVGSNYKSIIDTKNNKIYIIKGTGSTVSKRKINNEGECKPVIDIRKKGVLKAFEGCQYLHVEIYEDQIIVTGHNAYDKETKAKIVLPKSDLYQIESAFNLVKEGLEHLDIPLRVASLFSGAGMFDYPFHQDDTFEIVIANELSKEACDTYRLNIGDHVLNLDVRQVIQYISKLDVKVLICGSPCQGFSNSNRKNGGEDNENSKLVREFILAVKSIPSIEVFVLENVPQILGTRYEHEIKDQLSDFHIEAGVLDNSQFGGAQKRKRAFFIGAKIGSAFGKIRLPKPIKQAFKTVRDAFVSLHDSIANQLDFTIPKDETIERMIHVPQGGNFLDIPKEIRPNGQQSNLFRRLEWDKPSISLPNVRKSNILHPTENRILSVRECARLFDFPDHYQFVGGLSSRQQQVANGVPYTLGKAIMEVIKGAYLTRSLYV, via the coding sequence ATGAATACACTAAAAAAATTCTCTGCATTAATTAAAAAGAGAAAAGCAAAAGTATCAAAGCGTGGCGTGTACCTACAAGATGTAGAGTTACTTAAAACCAAGTTTAAAGTAGGCTCTAACTACAAATCTATTATTGACACAAAGAATAATAAAATCTACATTATAAAAGGCACTGGAAGTACTGTTTCTAAGCGTAAAATCAATAATGAGGGTGAATGTAAGCCAGTTATTGATATACGTAAGAAAGGTGTTTTAAAAGCTTTTGAAGGGTGTCAGTATTTACATGTAGAAATATATGAAGATCAAATTATCGTTACTGGACACAATGCTTATGATAAAGAAACGAAAGCAAAGATTGTCCTACCGAAAAGTGATTTATATCAAATTGAAAGTGCTTTTAATCTAGTAAAAGAAGGACTGGAACATTTAGATATTCCGTTGAGAGTCGCTTCATTATTTAGCGGAGCTGGAATGTTTGATTATCCATTTCATCAAGATGATACCTTTGAAATTGTCATAGCAAATGAGCTAAGTAAAGAAGCTTGTGACACTTATCGTTTAAATATTGGGGATCATGTGCTTAACTTAGATGTTCGACAGGTCATTCAATATATTTCTAAACTAGATGTGAAGGTCTTAATTTGTGGATCTCCATGCCAAGGATTTTCAAATTCCAACCGAAAGAATGGTGGGGAAGATAACGAAAACTCAAAATTAGTGAGAGAATTTATTCTTGCTGTAAAGTCTATTCCAAGTATTGAGGTATTTGTATTAGAAAATGTTCCTCAAATACTCGGAACAAGGTATGAACATGAAATAAAGGACCAACTAAGTGACTTTCATATCGAAGCAGGGGTTTTAGATAACTCGCAATTTGGTGGTGCTCAAAAAAGAAAAAGAGCCTTTTTTATTGGTGCAAAAATAGGTAGTGCATTCGGTAAGATTAGACTTCCTAAACCAATTAAACAAGCTTTTAAAACGGTTCGTGATGCTTTCGTAAGTTTACACGATAGTATCGCTAATCAATTAGACTTCACAATACCTAAAGATGAAACGATTGAACGAATGATACATGTTCCTCAAGGTGGAAATTTTCTTGATATACCGAAGGAAATTAGACCGAATGGACAGCAAAGTAATCTATTCAGACGTTTAGAGTGGGATAAGCCTTCAATAAGTTTACCAAATGTACGAAAATCGAATATCCTTCATCCTACTGAAAATAGGATTTTATCAGTTAGGGAGTGTGCAAGGCTTTTCGACTTTCCAGACCATTATCAATTTGTTGGTGGATTATCTAGTAGACAGCAGCAAGTTGCAAATGGTGTACCGTACACTTTGGGTAAAGCGATTATGGAAGTTATTAAAGGAGCGTATTTAACAAGATCTCTATATGTCTAG
- a CDS encoding IS4 family transposase: protein MDKITRKTSFGQWFSPINLELFDDQVKTLKLDFYTKKLTTESFLKLLLYAQLEEVESLHALSDCLFDDQLQKGVNLDSISISQLSRRLNGMNPDLFQRLFLDLVSKIHAKTHYTKLIMPLKIIDSSTLPLNLTNHKWAKFRKTKAGVKLHLRLVFMEKGISYPEKAVITTAKEHDRGQLEIMVDDRECMYVFDRGYLDYERFDRMTDEGYFFLSRLRKNAVIREVYEFKLPESSAVLSDQMILIGTPQKRAENYFRLLKVIDSKGNELHLITNRFDLSAEEISEMYKSRWAIELFFKWIKQHLSIKKFYGQSEWAIHNQVFIALIVFCLHVLAQHETKSKRKTLQISRYLKAALWKPAHIWLRKIEGKAVP, encoded by the coding sequence ATGGATAAGATTACACGAAAAACTTCATTTGGACAATGGTTTTCACCAATAAATCTCGAATTATTTGATGATCAGGTGAAAACATTGAAATTAGATTTCTACACGAAAAAACTTACGACGGAATCATTTTTAAAATTATTACTCTACGCCCAGCTCGAAGAAGTAGAAAGTCTTCATGCGCTGAGTGACTGTCTTTTTGATGACCAGCTTCAAAAAGGTGTCAACCTTGATTCGATCAGTATCTCTCAGCTCTCACGGCGTTTGAATGGCATGAATCCAGATCTATTTCAAAGGCTTTTTCTGGATTTAGTCTCGAAAATCCATGCGAAAACACACTACACCAAGCTAATCATGCCGCTAAAGATCATTGATTCAAGCACATTGCCACTTAATTTAACCAATCACAAATGGGCAAAGTTCCGCAAAACAAAAGCGGGGGTAAAGCTACATTTGCGCCTTGTTTTTATGGAAAAAGGGATTTCCTACCCTGAAAAGGCTGTGATAACAACGGCAAAGGAACATGATCGTGGTCAACTAGAAATCATGGTAGATGACAGAGAATGCATGTATGTATTTGACCGCGGTTATCTTGATTATGAGCGCTTTGATCGCATGACTGATGAAGGCTACTTTTTTCTTTCTAGACTACGTAAAAACGCAGTTATACGGGAAGTTTACGAATTTAAACTCCCAGAAAGTTCGGCTGTTTTATCGGATCAAATGATCTTAATTGGAACACCACAAAAACGTGCTGAAAACTACTTTCGCCTTTTAAAAGTAATTGATTCAAAAGGAAATGAACTTCATTTAATCACAAATCGGTTTGATTTAAGTGCTGAAGAAATTTCTGAGATGTATAAGTCACGTTGGGCGATTGAGTTGTTTTTCAAATGGATCAAACAGCATCTCAGCATCAAAAAGTTCTACGGTCAAAGCGAATGGGCAATCCACAATCAAGTGTTTATCGCATTAATTGTTTTTTGCCTACATGTTCTAGCTCAGCACGAAACGAAAAGCAAGCGAAAAACCTTACAAATTAGTCGCTACTTAAAAGCGGCCTTGTGGAAGCCAGCACATATCTGGCTTCGAAAAATTGAAGGAAAAGCCGTTCCATAA
- a CDS encoding DUF6744 family protein codes for MSVKVDNLSAIENPNGKSNVIGFLCWYSVGEDLYSRDDLRVKILNAGLKEEFLPNQIRPSDAFRRATKAIERTKIDAGNGVLENYLIRNVTSNNEITQRNLVKEVRDTKGQRLDYVPSVAELVFDRKADQFQVRKRPNDGSIADELVEEAERLFQVYLQNHNANTVRSSVLGILKSLSPTPVRPSGGVYFVPAKNEKALRCMVNFLQSLKRGEGFMIPLIDSTENRDMVKEKLADHLRKTLEDCGEILKNPNVQKVQVRSMIDDARRIVKDFKEYREIVTGAVDDMENHIDLIRQQVQLLLEKGAEK; via the coding sequence ATGTCAGTAAAAGTTGATAATTTATCAGCAATTGAAAATCCAAACGGAAAGTCTAATGTTATAGGTTTCCTATGTTGGTACTCGGTAGGGGAAGATCTTTATAGTCGTGATGATTTAAGAGTAAAAATTCTTAATGCAGGACTTAAAGAAGAATTCTTACCCAACCAAATTAGACCTTCAGATGCTTTCAGACGAGCAACAAAAGCAATTGAAAGAACAAAAATTGATGCTGGTAATGGAGTTTTAGAAAACTACCTCATCCGAAACGTTACTTCTAACAATGAAATTACTCAACGTAATCTAGTTAAAGAAGTAAGAGACACGAAAGGCCAACGACTTGACTATGTGCCATCTGTTGCAGAACTTGTTTTTGACAGAAAAGCAGATCAGTTTCAAGTTAGGAAACGTCCTAATGATGGAAGTATTGCAGATGAATTAGTAGAGGAAGCTGAAAGATTATTCCAAGTTTACTTACAAAACCATAATGCAAATACAGTACGTTCATCAGTATTAGGAATATTAAAGTCTTTATCACCAACACCAGTAAGACCAAGCGGTGGAGTATATTTCGTTCCTGCAAAGAATGAGAAAGCTCTAAGATGTATGGTCAATTTCTTACAGTCGTTGAAGCGTGGAGAAGGTTTTATGATCCCACTCATAGACAGTACAGAAAATAGAGATATGGTGAAAGAAAAATTAGCTGATCATTTGCGTAAGACATTAGAGGATTGCGGTGAAATACTGAAAAACCCTAATGTTCAAAAGGTGCAAGTGCGATCAATGATTGATGATGCTAGAAGAATTGTAAAAGATTTTAAAGAGTACCGAGAAATTGTAACTGGAGCTGTAGACGATATGGAAAATCATATTGATTTAATACGTCAACAAGTTCAATTATTACTAGAGAAAGGAGCTGAAAAATAA
- a CDS encoding AAA family ATPase, with the protein MLVNKINDIKAYVCSQFVEREEIVDAIFVSLVAKQHLLLIGPPGTAKSNLITSVEKFIEGTNYFQWLLTRFSTPEELFGPVSLKALENDVYKRNTTNKLPEANIAFIDEIFKANSAILNSLLTLINERIFYNNGGIVNSPLISMIGASNEYPEEESLAALFDRFLMRFEMEYVKQDNNFISMLKGNPVIKKPAALTLEELDQLQFNADLVTIPDEVFDTLLKIRTDLKDEGIQPSDRRFKQSLSLLRAKAVLDGRDVVEIDDILILKNGLWEEVEQKITVDKIVIKHAQDKVKTALLQIEKECKELWDYAVQEQSYDVGAEVTAKYKQHVTELTKLKSQNPKRTVEIDKLIDMVNTSRMKLAEAVMGI; encoded by the coding sequence ATGTTAGTAAATAAAATTAATGATATTAAAGCATATGTATGTAGTCAGTTTGTTGAGAGAGAGGAAATTGTAGATGCTATTTTTGTTTCACTGGTGGCCAAACAACATTTATTGTTAATCGGACCTCCTGGTACTGCAAAATCTAATCTTATCACATCAGTAGAAAAGTTTATTGAAGGTACGAACTACTTCCAATGGTTATTAACTCGTTTTAGTACACCAGAGGAACTATTTGGTCCAGTTTCGCTTAAAGCATTAGAAAATGATGTGTATAAGCGTAATACAACTAATAAACTTCCAGAAGCAAATATTGCCTTTATTGATGAAATCTTTAAAGCTAATAGTGCTATTCTGAACTCGCTACTTACACTTATCAATGAACGTATTTTTTATAACAATGGCGGTATCGTAAATTCTCCTTTAATTAGTATGATTGGAGCTTCAAACGAATATCCAGAAGAAGAAAGTCTTGCAGCACTATTTGACCGTTTCTTAATGCGTTTTGAAATGGAATATGTAAAGCAAGATAATAACTTCATATCCATGTTAAAGGGAAATCCGGTGATTAAAAAACCTGCAGCGTTAACCTTAGAGGAATTAGATCAGTTGCAATTCAATGCAGATCTTGTAACTATTCCAGACGAGGTTTTTGATACACTACTAAAAATTCGTACAGACCTAAAAGATGAAGGTATCCAACCATCAGATCGACGTTTTAAACAATCACTTAGCTTACTTAGAGCAAAGGCTGTTTTAGATGGTCGTGACGTTGTTGAGATTGACGATATTTTAATCTTAAAAAATGGTCTATGGGAAGAAGTCGAGCAAAAGATTACAGTTGATAAGATCGTAATCAAACATGCTCAAGATAAAGTGAAAACTGCTCTTTTACAAATTGAAAAAGAGTGTAAAGAATTATGGGATTATGCTGTACAAGAACAATCCTATGATGTTGGTGCCGAAGTAACTGCTAAATACAAGCAACATGTTACTGAATTAACCAAGTTAAAATCTCAAAACCCAAAAAGAACAGTTGAAATTGATAAGTTAATCGACATGGTAAATACAAGTCGAATGAAGCTTGCTGAAGCTGTCATGGGTATCTAA
- a CDS encoding vWA domain-containing protein: MSKIFDPIEETQSVLNTDSFDRRRFADLLSKSKNMAQLSQDGSAELPTFQPLMNDIWASLYKTKPKLKELENLDGSYHANRNFMKQVMELDGFDEFRKSTMLDDLSSAIGTLRYSEKVNDWVTEQRDRNDQLNKALEDAMKQQQEMQQAQEQMQQAQKEQEQAQNDVDNANQNGDDQQQKQAQKRANKAQKQAQQAQEQMQQASQSMNQSMQQAQQMMSNALSKENGKSQNSLQSKFRQAQQETNEGKEALDNLMGIGAGTGSNDDLQKVPLRDKIVLAEVLRKNKKLKRIAEWAGKFKSIARQKRKSKTEESSERSGVTIGTDVERLLPQELAFFSHEVTKTDFLRRYSEGQTMVYAPEGKEEVGKGPIVVCLDQSGSMWNLDEQSKGFLLALAMIAKKERRDFAVVLFSSGANFRTFVYPKGKINSEKLVELATTFLDGGTDFCNPLKEAVRVIKQNKRFKKADILFVTDGEPSDYSRVVNYSKDVLQPFKEKHDVSIMSVLLGGTREQAVKVFSDKVVHGKDFMNDAVTDAFKI, encoded by the coding sequence ATGTCTAAAATATTTGATCCGATTGAGGAAACTCAATCGGTTTTAAATACTGATAGCTTTGATAGACGAAGATTTGCGGATCTCCTTTCTAAATCGAAGAATATGGCTCAACTTTCACAAGATGGAAGTGCTGAATTACCAACTTTTCAACCCTTGATGAATGATATATGGGCAAGTCTTTATAAGACTAAACCAAAATTAAAGGAGTTAGAAAATCTTGATGGTAGTTACCATGCTAATAGAAACTTTATGAAACAAGTCATGGAGTTAGATGGTTTTGATGAATTCAGAAAATCCACTATGCTTGATGATTTGTCTAGTGCTATAGGTACATTACGTTATTCTGAAAAAGTTAACGATTGGGTAACTGAACAGAGAGATCGTAACGACCAATTAAATAAGGCTCTTGAAGATGCAATGAAGCAGCAACAAGAAATGCAACAAGCACAAGAGCAAATGCAACAAGCTCAAAAAGAGCAGGAACAAGCTCAAAATGATGTTGATAATGCTAATCAGAATGGTGATGACCAACAACAAAAACAAGCTCAAAAACGTGCAAATAAAGCTCAAAAACAAGCTCAACAAGCACAAGAGCAAATGCAACAAGCTAGTCAATCTATGAACCAATCGATGCAACAGGCACAACAAATGATGTCTAACGCATTATCTAAGGAAAATGGTAAAAGTCAAAACTCCCTTCAATCAAAGTTTCGTCAAGCACAGCAAGAAACGAATGAAGGAAAAGAGGCTTTAGATAACCTTATGGGCATTGGTGCTGGTACTGGTAGTAATGATGATCTTCAAAAAGTACCATTACGAGACAAAATAGTATTGGCTGAAGTATTAAGAAAAAATAAAAAGTTGAAACGAATTGCTGAATGGGCTGGCAAATTTAAGTCAATAGCTCGTCAAAAACGAAAATCTAAAACTGAGGAAAGCTCTGAACGAAGTGGTGTAACGATTGGAACAGATGTTGAACGATTGTTACCCCAAGAATTAGCATTCTTTAGTCATGAAGTTACGAAAACAGACTTTCTAAGACGTTATTCCGAAGGGCAAACGATGGTTTATGCTCCAGAAGGAAAAGAGGAAGTTGGTAAGGGGCCAATTGTTGTTTGTTTAGATCAATCCGGCTCTATGTGGAACTTAGATGAACAATCAAAGGGTTTCCTACTGGCACTAGCAATGATCGCCAAAAAGGAACGTCGTGATTTTGCAGTTGTTCTCTTTTCAAGCGGGGCCAATTTCAGAACATTCGTTTATCCAAAAGGAAAGATTAATTCAGAAAAACTAGTCGAATTAGCGACCACTTTTCTTGATGGTGGAACAGATTTTTGTAACCCATTAAAAGAAGCTGTAAGAGTTATCAAGCAGAATAAACGCTTTAAAAAAGCAGATATTTTGTTTGTAACCGATGGTGAGCCAAGCGACTATAGTCGTGTAGTTAATTATTCTAAAGATGTTCTTCAACCATTTAAAGAAAAGCATGATGTAAGTATAATGTCTGTTCTTCTTGGTGGGACTAGAGAACAGGCAGTTAAGGTATTTAGTGACAAGGTTGTTCATGGTAAAGACTTCATGAATGATGCTGTTACAGATGCTTTTAAAATCTAA